A single window of Ovis aries strain OAR_USU_Benz2616 breed Rambouillet chromosome 24, ARS-UI_Ramb_v3.0, whole genome shotgun sequence DNA harbors:
- the LOC114110595 gene encoding cardiotrophin-2-like has translation MGYHLLAPFCLLALLLPPLPFGAPMSTAESVKQAYNLALHLQRQTSTLLQTYLQHQGTPFSDPDFSLPELSLSTLPDTEMFFETWHGLEDEVRLSLIQEAFWSFSQHLRLVMLDQDDLNHGNSIVEDQLWKARLKAKSLAGNLADIMTALGVTTPPANTHLSNVPLGDTAFQKRCRGYVIIRDFGFWTDRAVTFLGELKDKYSQ, from the exons ATGGGTTATCATCTGCTGG CCCCCTTCTGCCTGCTGGCCCTGCTGCTGCCCCCTCTCCCTTTCGGAGCCCCCATGTCCACAGCCGAGTCTGTCAAGCAAGCCTATAACCTGGCACTCCACTTGCAGAGGCAGACTTCCACCCTGCTGCAGACTTAC CTCCAGCACCAAGGCACTCCCTTTAGTGATCCCGACTTCTCACTCCCTGAACTCTCGCTCAGTACCCTGCCTGATACCGAAATGTTCTTCGAGACCTGGCATGGCCTGGAAGATGAAGTACGTCTGAGCCTCATCCAGGAGGCCTTCTGGTCCTTCAGCCAGCACCTCCGGCTTGTGATGCTTGACCAGGATGACCTCAACCATGGCAATTCCATCGTAGAGGATCAGCTTTGGAAAGCAAGACTCAAGGCCAAAAGCCTAGCGGGCAACTTGGCTGACATCATGACTGCCCTGGGCGTGACCACACCCCCAGCAAACACCCACCTCAGTAATGTCCCCTTAGGGGACACGGCTTTCCAGAAGAGGTGTCGAGGGTATGTAATAATCCGGGACTTCGGCTTTTGGACAGACCGAGCTGTGACTTTCTTGGGTGAGCTCAAGGACAAATACTCTCAATAG